The proteins below come from a single Papaver somniferum cultivar HN1 chromosome 11, ASM357369v1, whole genome shotgun sequence genomic window:
- the LOC113320394 gene encoding sanguinarine reductase-like: MATKLSLCSVHDFTISFNKFSKTHRRISHLSLSPPLKSSSYCFSNNISISTRSKGEASLLVSHAVKEDQGIQTSKENQSSDSNVSSSKLVLVIGGTGGVGQLIVASLLSRNIKARVLIRDPEKAKSLFGEQDENSLQVWKGDTRNPKDLDPAVFEGVTHVISTTGTTAFPSKRWDGDNTPERIDWEGVRNLVSAIPPTIKRFVLVSSVGVTKFNELPWSIMNLFGVLKYKKMGEDFVRNAGLPYTILRPGRLTDGPYTSYDLNTLLKATAGQRRAVLIGQGDKLVGEVSRLVVAEACIQALDIELTEGQIYEINSVEGDGPESDTEKWTELFKAAQTQ; the protein is encoded by the exons ATGGCTACCAAACTATCACTTTGCTCAGTTCATGATTTTACCATCTCATTCAACAAATTCTCAAAAACCCATCGAAGAATCTCCCATCTCTCTCTTTCCCCTCCATTAAAATCTAGTAGTTATTGTTTCTCGAACAACATTTCAATTAGTACTAGGAGTAAAGGAGAAGCCTCACTACTAGTAAGTCATGCAGTTAAAGAGGACCAAGGGATTCAAACTTCTAAGGAAAATCAGAGTTCTGATTCAAATGTATCATCTTCTAAGCTTGTCTTAGTTATTGGTGGCACTGGTGGTGTTG GGCAGTTGATTGTAGCATCCTTGCTAAGCAGGAACATAAAAGCACGCGTATTGATTCGAGATCCTGAAAAGGCAAAATCGTTGTTTGGCGAGCAGGATGAAAACAGTTTACAG GTATGGAAAGGGGACACAAGGAACCCGAAAGATCTTGATCCAGCTGTTTTTGAG GGAGTCACACATGTAATATCCACCACTGGAACAACAGCTTTCCCTTCTAAGCGATGGGATGGAGATAATACGCCCGAAAGAATAG ATTGGGAGGGTGTTCGGAACCTTGTGAGTGCAATTCCTCCAACTATTAAAAGATTCGTTCTTGTCTCATCAGTGGGAGTGACGAAGTTCAATGAATTGCCATGGAG TATCATGAATCTCTTTGGCGTTCTCAAGTATAAGAAGATGGGAGAGGATTTTGTTCGCAATGCCGGTCTTCCATACACCATCCTAAG ACCCGGAAGATTGACTGATGGACCATACACCTCATATGATCTGAATACGTTGCTCAAAGCGACTGCTGGACAACGCCGAGCAGTTCTCATAGGTCAAG GAGATAAGCTTGTGGGGGAGGTCAGCAGGCTTGTTGTTGCCGAGGCTTGCATACAGGCATTAGATATCGAACTTACTGAAGGACAAATTTATGAAATCAACTCAGTTGAG GGAGACGGGCCAGAAAGTGATACAGAGAAATGGACAGAGCTTTTTAAAGCTGCACAAACTCAATAA
- the LOC113320232 gene encoding uncharacterized protein LOC113320232 codes for MANHELILGHNRELNFGQLGLEHHSNHVGLDLGGQSNDLDLGHTTEYHDQSFSLQQNYENSQSGFDLCQNQNPEYEHGRSVDDEQHQIVIAAQHYDLGFGEDHELVVSDGNELEQNLDLVVHQNQEMGLEASDDMVRQHHLVVSTPVVQSRELALNPNYELDLGQEFPDVKSCRRALRDAAIALHFEIQTVKSDKTRFTAKCASEGCPWRVHAAKLPGVPTFTIRTINEGHTCGGITHLGHQQASVQWVANSVEQRLRENPDYKPKEILEEIHRAHGITLSYKQAWRGKERVMAAVRGSFEEGYRLLPQYCDQIKRTNPGSIASVYANPQDSCFQRLFVSFQASIFGFVNACRPLLGLDRTLLKSKYLGTLLYATGFDGDGALFPLAFGVVDEESDDNWMWFLSELHNLIEANMENMPMLTIISDRQKGTVEGVGANFPTAFHGFCMSHLSDSFRKQFNNTMLVNLLWEAAWAPTAIEFEGKVLEIGEISQDAANWVQKSSPHLWATAYSGGSRFGHLTANIVESLNSWILEASGLPIIQMMECIRRKLMTWFNERRETSMKWTTILVPSAERRVAEALERARSYQVLRANETEFEVISHEGTNIVDIRNRGCSCSGWQLYGIPCAHGAAALLSCRQNVHRFTESCFTVTTYRKTYSQTLHPVPDKSLWKESSENGANPAANVLVNPPKSLRPPGRPRKKRVRTEDRGRAKRVVHCSRCNQTGHFRTTCAAPI; via the coding sequence aTGGCGAATCACGAGTTGATACTCGGGCACAACCGAGAATTAAATTTTGGACAGTTGGGTCTTGAGCATCATAGTAACCATGTGGGTTTGGATTTAGGAGGACAGAGTAATGATTTGGATTTAGGTCATACGACTGAGTACCATGATCAAAGCTTTAGTTTACAGCAGAATTATGAGAACAGCCAGAGTGGATTCGATTTGTGTCAGAATCAAAACCCTGAATATGAACATGGGAGAAGTGTCGATGACGAGCAGCATCAAATTGTTATTGCTGCGCAACATTATGACTTGGGTTTTGGAGAAGACCATGAATTGGTTGTTTCAGATGGGAATGAGCTTGAGCAGAATTTAGACTTAGTTGTGCACCAGAACCAGGAGATGGGTCTTGAAGCTTCTGATGATATGGTTCGGCAGCATCATTTGGTAGTGAGTACTCCTGTTGTTCAGTCGCGTGAGCTTGCGCTCAATCCTAACTATGAATTGGATCTTGGACAAGAGTTCCCCGATGTTAAGAGCTGTAGAAGAGCTTTAAGGGATGCAGCAATTGCTCTCCACTTTGAGATACAGACAGTCAAGTCTGATAAGACGCGTTTCACAGCTAAGTGTGCTAGTGAAGGATGTCCATGGAGGGTTCATGCTGCAAAGCTTCCTGGTGTTCCTACCTTCACTATCAGGACCATAAATGAAGGGCATACATGTGGAGGTATCACACATCTTGGCCATCAGCAAGCTTCGGTTCAATGGGTTGCAAACTCTGTTGAACAGCGCCTTAGAGAGAATCCGGATTACAAGCCCAAGGAGATACTCGAAGAGATCCATAGAGCTCATGGGATCACATTATCATACAAGCAAGCATGGAGAGGGAAAGAGCGAGTTATGGCTGCTGTTCGTGGCTCGTTTGAAGAAGGGTATCGCCTCCTTCCCCAGTACTGTGACCAAATTAAACGAACGAATCCAGGGAGTATTGCATCAGTCTACGCAAATCCACAGGATAGCTGCTTTCAGCGTCTTTTTGTTTCATTTCAAGCATCAATCTTTGGTTTTGTGAATGCTTGTCGGCCTTTACTTGGTCTTGATAGAACACTCTTGAAAAGCAAGTACCTTGGGACCTTACTGTATGCCACTGGTTTTGATGGTGATGGTGCTTTATTTCCTTTGGCTTTTGGAGTAGTTGATGAGGAAAGTGATGATAACTGGATGTGGTTCTTATCCGAGCTTCACAACCTGATAGAGGCTAATATGGAGAACATGCCAATGCTCACTATCATATCTGATAGGCAGAAGGGAACCGTAGAAGGAGTTGGGGCAAATTTTCCGACTGCTTTTCATGGATTTTGCATGAGTCACCTTAGTGATAGCTTTCGAAAGCAGTTCAATAACACAATGCTGGTTAATCTACTATGGGAAGCTGCTTGGGCTCCTACTGCAATTGAGTTTGAAGGCAAAGTACTGGAGATTGGAGAAATTTCACAAGATGCTGCTAATTGGGTTCAAAAAAGTTCACCTCATCTTTGGGCTACAGCTTATTCTGGAGGATCTCGTTTCGGGCATCTGACGGCTAACATAGTTGAATCCTTGAACTCTTGGATACTTGAAGCGTCTGGTCTTCCTATAATTCAAATGATGGAATGCATTCGTAGGAAGCTTATGACTTGGTTTAATGAACGCCGTGAAACAAGTATGAAATGGACTACAATACTTGTGCCATCTGCTGAGAGAAGGGTTGCTGAGGCTCTGGAGCGGGCTCGCAGTTATCAGGTGCTCCGTGCAAACGAAACTGAATTTGAAGTGATTTCTCATGAAGGAACGAATATTGTGGATATTCGAAACCGTGGTTGTTCGTGCTCTGGATGGCAACTTTACGGGATTCCTTGTGCCCATGGTGCTGCAGCGCTTCTCTCTTGTCGGCAGAATGTCCATCGATTTACTGAGAGTTGTTTCACTGTTACAACTTACCGGAAAACATACTCGCAGACTCTGCATCCTGTTCCTGACAAAAGCCTCTGGAAAGAATCATCTGAGAATGGAGCAAATCCAGCAGCTAATGTACTCGTCAACCCACCTAAGTCACTTAGACCACCTGGCCGGCCAAGGAAGAAGCGGGTCCGTACAGAAGACCGTGGTCGTGCCAAGAGAGTTGTCCATTGCAGTCGCTGCAACCAAACAGGTCATTTTAGAACAACATGTGCTGCACCTATATAA